The DNA segment GAAAGCTGTCCTCTGCTGAAAGCCTAAGTGCCTGGAGGACCCGACAAAGCTGTAGCGATAATCGAGAGGCTCTCTCAGCACGGCAGAGTTTACAGTTCCCTTCTCGGCAGTGCAAGCAGCCACAGGTCCCTTCCCATGTCCTACCTGTGATATGCAGTCacccagagaaaaagaagaaaaaggatagTTTCCTTAAGTTCAAGGGGGGAGAAGATTTTTTGCTAATGGTATGAAGTTGTTTCATAAAATATAGTTTATCTCTGTTCCCATACATCATACTCTCTTCTCTATAAACTGTCCCTGCAGCGTCAGAATCCCTCTCCATACTTTTTCCCACACCGCTCCAATCCCTGCTTGGATTATTGGCAACACAAGCAATGCTGCACAATtccctgataatttttttttttaattaaatgcccTACTTCCtccccccaaacccaaaacacacacacacagcccccacCATCTCAGAGATTCAGTCAGGACGGATTCACAGCATTGCTTACTCTGTGCAAGCGACAGAAGTTTTTTCTTAATAGGCCACACAAAATCTTTTGTATCTCTGCCTTAGAAAACACACGGTCCCTGATTAAGAATTGTAAAGGAACAGGATTCTGTGGAAAAACGGCACAGACCTAGAAAACCACCCACCTCCACTTAAATTTCTACATCCAGTGTATGCAGACACTACGTTCTTtgcctccttttttaaaaaaataaagttactttCCTCTATTCAGTATCCTGATCCCGTGAAAAATAAAGATGAGGGCTGGGGGAAAAGGAGTGGGGAAGAAGAAGCGGGAGAGTTTTCCACGAAGATGGCACCGTATCAGGAAGAATCATTTCAGCACaagagcctgacaggaacacagCTTTTCGTTTTAAACCAGTCCTTTGGAGAAAAACGCACAGTCCCAATAAAACGATGTGACTTTGCTTCTGTGCCCGGCTCAAGAGAGCCGGTTTGAATTTGGTGGGAGGTCAGCCATATTCTGATGACACATTTTGCATTGCTTCTCACAGTTTCGAGGTGACGTTTAGCAGGCACACTTTTTCTCCTCCGGTTTCGCTGAATCTAGCTTGCCCGAGCTTCCCCCGTTGGCTGCGTCGGAGACCTGCGTCTTGTCCACGCACTGCTCCATGCGCTTCATTATCAAGTCCAGAAGCGTGTCCACGGCCTTCTCCACGTTCTGGCCGGTAGCAGCACTTGTTTCGAAGTACGGTATGCTACGGTGAGAAGGAAAAGGTTCACTGGGGAGGTTTTTAAGACCACCAAGATCCAGCTCTCTGTAACACTCTCAGTGCAGCTATCAATGGTGGGTTTAGTGGCAATGAAAGGACTGGGACAGAACCCAAACTCTTGTGCCTAGCACACAGTGGCACGACGATATGAGCACAAAACCACCACgttaatttaacaaaatgtatgtattttgacCTCAAATTGTGAGGTTTGCTTCATCGGCACAAACCTCGGCTGAAAATGTCTTTCAGCTAACCAGAAATTGTACTTTAAAGAGAAACCTAGGTCTGCATTACAGAAAATTTCAGGGACCACAGAACATACCAGAAACCTTTTTTTTAGGCAGATTAGTTACAACTATTGCTGTTGAGTAGTGCCTGTAAGTACTATCTCCCTCCTTGCCTTCCTACTTCTCAGCACAACTGAACTTTGATGTTTCCATTCTGAAATCCCCTTTGAATCGTTTCCATTCTGAAATCCCCTTTGAATCCAGAATATTGATTCCCAAGTCACCTTTCTCAGAAGAGAAGATTATCAATTTCTTCAGCACTTCCATCGTATCAAATCTGGAATGAGCTaacctttctccttctctggctgCCAACAACTCCTTActattcttttaatatttttaagtctGATTTACTTCCTACTCCTCACAGTCTCTCAGGCCATCTTTTGCTCTTGGCCCAATCCTCTGTGAACATCACTCACCGTCCAGTAAGGgcaactaaggaaaaaaatacactctctCTTTGCCAACAGCACTATTCACTAACTGTATTACACAGCCAATTTATCCAGTTACAGGACACTCTGCAGGTGTTTTTAGTGCAAAGAAATGTAGAAGGCTcactaaaacaagaaaaagcccATTAACAACTTTATCATCAatcagggaaaaataaataaatttggtgCCACAGTACACCTAGAACCTGACCAAAGCCCACAGGTGTCTCCACATCCAAACAAACGAGGAAAGCACCTTCTAAATATTGTCAGTTATTTGGTTCGTGACACTGAGCGTGCACCTGCCTTTGGTATACTCTGTCCTGAACTCTCAGGACAAGCCAAGGTCTCAAGAGCGCAGTTTTCTAGTAAGACTGTGTCATTTCAGCCTTGTTTCTCATGTTGTAATGTTTTGGCCAAACTACTAGAACAGTGTGGTTCATTCTATCTCTTTTGCACCCAAACAGGTCTATCTGAGAGCGTTAACAAGCTGGATACCTCTATAAGTGTATGTGATACTGCAGTGCCTACAAATCTTAGAGTTTATAAGTGTACTTGCAAGTTTCTCTAGCCAGTCATCAGCTACACATACAAAGGTTACAGACCAAATTTAGCTGCTGTCATAGTTTGCTTACCCGTATTTGTCTGCCAGATCTTTTGCTTGCCTTTCGTTTACCTCCCTTTGGTCTGATAAATCAGCTTTATTACCAATTAAGACGATATCTGGATTCTCACAATATGCATTGGCTTGCAGCTGACctagaaacaaaaacaaacaggagTTAAGAGAATGTTGGAAGCACCTTAGAGACCAAGACTGTtgacaaaataattcaaaatacctTTCTTGCTCCCCACCTCAAAATACCCTAGGCTAACCAGCCAACCACTTCATGCCAAACACATTTCCTTGTTGTACATTTATTTGCTTAAGGGAATTTTTCAAAATAGGAAGTAGAAATGGTACTAGAAAATTATTTCCAGTATTCATTTTACCAACATACAACAAAACTTTAGTGCAATGAGGTGCACTAAACACAGTGCTTTAGCAGAGGAGAACCTCCACCAGCCAGAGCTTTTATTCTGCAAGACTCCTAAGGACGTTGTGGACGTACAAACAACATCCCCCACACATAGCTCTTCAGAAGTTTAGGACAAAATCCTCAAGTGTGTTTTTCTCTTGCGTGTACTCCATGGTTTAAATCCAGTTTTACCCATTTGAACATCCAGACACCAGTACTGTCCGCAGCCTCACCCCTTGTAAGTAATTGTACAAAGCTATTTACTTATACTTGCCTCAATCCTGAGGGGACTGACTCGAAAAGGTGCAGTATACACAGAAGAAATTAGAGACTGGGCTTGGTAAGCAGTGGAAGATTGTGTCCACAGGGATTGTTTAGTGGGAGGAAGGAATCTCTGAAGAAGATGAAGCTGTTTTCACAGAGCTCTCTGGGTTCTCACATTATCCCCCTTTCGGCTTGTTTGCTGGAAAACTGCCAGCTGGAAATATACTGGCCTCGGTCCTTCCAGCACTCTAAACATcctcaattaaaaacaaactttaAGAATTTAACCTTTGTTTCACTTCTAGTCTAGGTGTTGTCTGAAGGAAAACCAACAGCAAACACTATGTGCTTTCAAACCACATCCTCAAAGCCCAACCTTAATTTTAGTTTAAACCTCAAAGCAGAGAAGAAGGAACCacattctgctttaaaaatagaaaacacaaaacaataaagaTAACAGCGATACCCGAAATACAGTTTCCAAGCTCCTGCATATCACCTGAAATACAGGGTATGGCCAGCGAAGTGCCAAATGCCATGAATTTTCAAGAGGCAACAGATTTATTCAAATTACACCGAATCCAAACAAGATTATCACGATTATGCCCAAAATGGtcttttgtgcaaaaaaaaaaaaaagggcttgtaTCTTTCTAATTTGACGAAGCTTTCACCCCAAATTGCAGGCTGCAAGTACCCCACTTAGCCTGCCTTAGACATAGCTACTTGCTTTGAGCATTTTCCAGCTCACAAGAAGCCTAAAATACACAAGAAAGCTTCGAGTCAAGTGATAAATGCAAGCTCTACGGTTCGACTTACTCATCCAATTTCTGACATTTAAGAAGCTCTGTTGACTGGTGAGATCAAACATCAGTAAGAAGCCCATAGCATCTCTGAAAAACGCTGTGGTGAGACTTCGAAATCTGCAGgtggaagaaaaaagacaacataGCTTTATTAATACAAAGCGGTCTCTAAGGtaagctgtgattctgtgattctttcctgGCAAGCCTGAACtgagcaaaggaaaaagagataaaGCTTTTCTGAATTGCTTCTACAAAAATTCTATTTAAATCTATCTCGAAAGCTGAAGAGTCTGCAAGATTCAGCAGACATACATTCCCTTGGaagtaaaaacaaagcaaaatcacagaatcacagaatcacagaatggtcggggttggaagggacctctgtgggtcacccagcccaaccccctgcccaagcagggtcacccacagcaggctgcacaggaccgcgtccaggcgggtcttgaatatctccagagaaggagactccacagcctccctgggcagcctgggccagggctccatcaccctcagagggaagaagttcttcctcatcttcagctggaacttcctctgcttcagtttgtgcccattgccccttgtcctgtcgctgggcaccactggaaagagtctggccccatcctcctgacacccaccctgcagatatttgtaagcatttataaggtcccctcgcagccttctcttcttcaggctgaacaagcccagttccctcaacctctcctcgtaggggagatgttccagtcccctcaccatcctcgcagccctccgctggactctctccagtagctcctcatctttcttgaagtggggagcccaaaactggacacagtactccagatgaggcctcaccagggcagtgtagagg comes from the Opisthocomus hoazin isolate bOpiHoa1 chromosome W, bOpiHoa1.hap1, whole genome shotgun sequence genome and includes:
- the LOC104339062 gene encoding ras-related protein Rab-27B, giving the protein MTDGDYDYLIKLLALGDSGVGKTTFLYRYTDNKFNPKFITTVGIDFREKRVVYNSRGPNGSPGKAFKVHLQLWDTAGQERFRSLTTAFFRDAMGFLLMFDLTSQQSFLNVRNWMSQLQANAYCENPDIVLIGNKADLSDQREVNERQAKDLADKYGIPYFETSAATGQNVEKAVDTLLDLIMKRMEQCVDKTQVSDAANGGSSGKLDSAKPEEKKCAC